One part of the bacterium genome encodes these proteins:
- a CDS encoding HAD family hydrolase: MAKKLVIFDFDDTLVDTLGARIPAIIEFCKVEHNVIVSHDNVMSVWGVPFDQMMTELGCSGEIDKTSYLDISKRYPLKAFPEVDGVLARLSRGCSLGILTSLANEVLAQSLRELKWDSGLFKFLYGQEDTPAHKPNPEVFRPVLDNMKLLGVDVRECLYIGDRLSDAHAAIGAGIDFLGVARDEDRAREFSDLNIPFKTDLLEIEREVLLP, encoded by the coding sequence ATGGCAAAAAAGTTAGTTATTTTTGATTTCGATGACACTCTCGTTGATACACTAGGGGCTCGCATCCCAGCTATTATAGAGTTCTGTAAGGTTGAACATAACGTCATTGTCTCACATGATAATGTCATGAGCGTCTGGGGAGTGCCTTTCGATCAAATGATGACAGAGCTAGGCTGCAGCGGAGAGATAGACAAGACTTCCTACTTAGACATTTCGAAACGCTACCCACTGAAAGCGTTCCCGGAGGTTGATGGGGTGTTGGCGCGCCTCTCGCGAGGGTGCTCCCTTGGAATCCTAACATCTCTAGCCAATGAGGTTCTCGCGCAGAGTCTGAGAGAGCTTAAATGGGATAGTGGACTTTTCAAATTCCTCTATGGTCAAGAGGATACTCCTGCCCATAAGCCAAACCCAGAAGTTTTTAGACCAGTACTAGACAACATGAAGCTACTAGGCGTCGATGTCCGAGAATGTCTGTACATAGGAGACCGCCTTTCAGATGCACATGCCGCAATAGGCGCTGGCATCGACTTTCTTGGAGTAGCGAGAGATGAAGATCGAGCTCGTGAGTTTTCAGATCTTAATATTCCCTTTA